ttatcgtactttttaattatcgcaattttattttatcgcacttttatttatcataatttcagtatcgttatttactttacgctttaaatttagtcttttatttatttttaatattttacattaggttttaactgcgactaaagttttaaaaatcgacaaaccggtcattaaacggtaaaaacccccttttataataataatattactaatatatatttgtatttttataaatttaaactaatatagcgttaagctttgtttaaagattccctgtggacgaaccggacttactaaaaactacactactgtacgattaggtacactgcctataagtgttgtagcaaggtttaagtatatccattctataaataaataaatatcttgtgtaaaattgtatcatatttaatagtattttcttataaaatttaatagtattttataccccttagctttaaacatcaaatatcgttttcattattttactattattattattattaaaagtattattattattattaaaactatcatttttactaaaattattatttttaataaaaatatcattgttaatatgaaacatcattattattatcattttagtactattattaataaaaattatcattttatcatttttagaaaatataattattgttatttttattagtagaataataataattattacaaaataataaaacttttacttattattattattattatcaatattattttattaaataaatatgtgatacaaagatattttactacgtataatataattacattaataatacctatcatattatttttatgatattaaatgaactttataaattttattacttaagatatataaaagtatatttttattatataaattttaatataaaattttatttattaataaaagaactatattatttactttaataaaatctgttaaaaatatttaaatatataaaacgactatatttaaactatataataatcatgtataaattttggaagacattttggtcaatatgacttttgttgacttttgcatatttagtctcgagcattatgattgtgatacactacgacttgacctaaattgttagacagatattgatcaaacatataaatatatataattaatataggttcgtgaatccaaggcaaagccttgcacttgttcaatgacgtcatatgtatttttattacaaaatacagtattgtgagtttcattactccctttttaaatgcttttacaatatatttttgggactgagaatacatgcgcaacttttataaatgtttgacgaaatagacacaagtacttaaaaacattctacgaatgagtaatgagtacaccggatatcaccccttttagtctggtaatctgagaatttgggaaccgagccccaaattgacgtgaatcctaaagatagatctatgggtactaacaagccccagtcagagaatttgaactgctttagtacttcgaaataggtatacaaccgccagctttaaaagatatgatctgtttgtgaggtgtacgcaaccatcatatttaaaagagtggcctgattgtatgctttttgcatgaccgtgcgaaatgccggtatgcgggggatattctagatgcattttgttaaggtcgattaccaggtgtttgtagttcgtatgaatgactttcatCTCtaagccgtgcgaaatgcctgatacgagattatgtttatgaaagatggaattaaaatcttgtggtctattaaaattatggaattgatggaatatgataaactaataaactcaccaaccttttggttgacactttaaagcatgtttattctcatgtaataaagaaatcttccgctgtgcattagctcattttaaggatattacttggagtcattcatggcatatttcgaaagacgttgcattcgagtcattgagttcatcaagattattattaagtcaattatagttggatgtattatgaaatggtatgcatgccgtcaactttagatgtaaagaaagtttgtcttttaaaaacgaatgcaatgtttgtaaaatgtatcatatagaggtcaaatacctcgcgatgtaatcaactattgtgaatcgtttataatgtatatgaacgagtcctttcaaagGAGCACCTGACCCCAGTGAATTTGAAGCTCTCAGTGTGAATTTTTCGAGTTTGTCCAGAAATTTGAAATTTTCAGGCTTAAAATTTGATTTTCCACACAAAAGCCTCAATATTTTGTCCAAAATCCTTCAGATTTTGGCACAAACTCAAAATCCCATGACCCAAAATATTGTATCTTTATTGAAGATGGAAGAAAAAAATTTACATTTAGTGTGAAcgctattattttatttttttgcatCCGGTAAAAAAATTTCTAGTTCCGCCACTTATGGATGTCATTCTCGGTCAAGGACGAATCGAAGTATAGACCCGTAGAGTTACGGGACACCACTAGTTTGAAAATTTTTGGTAGTAAATACTCTGTAAATTGtaaaggacaccactaaatttatatGTATGACCCAATATTTTTTTCAAAGTTTTTCTCTTTAATCGTATATGGGACACCACTAAGTTATGCTACTCGGATCTCAAATATTTTTCACGATTATAATTTTTTTAAGGTAAAGTATCACTGAAGTAACATAATAATATAATTGGTAAAAAAAGAAATTTCAGAATCacattgagttaataatcctggaATCGCCACTGTTCTCGGTTGGTTTCTCAAGTACACATTTCTACAATAATTAATTGCATATCTTGAAATAATTTGTAAAGATTAACATGacatctatatagtcatataaagctctaaaatgatgatatcatcattaagctgattaccctttaattttcataataatgatgtcataattttatattaatttaatttaaaaaataatacgaaatcttttataaaaggaaatactaatctctcctaaattgtaaaatCTTTCACAGAACACCCAAAATTTAAAacatattgtacaacttttatataataattgtattttaattttctaaaaaaatttaaaaggcatttattgagcgtactttattattattattattattgttattattattattattattattattattattattattattattattattaatattcaaatatgaattatttttacgaaattaattacgttacatatgtatgcgtaaatacatgtctctatatatttgtaaaaaacaacgacaagtctcttagtcaaacgggtcattaaaataaatgactttagcatttacattcacttaatacctaaaatatgtcATTAAAACTGTTTTCATTTGTAAAATTCGTATATTGCACGTACTCGTCAAAAACAAGGAGAGTATAATCAGTATATAAAGAATCAGCCCAATGGATTCCACCAAGGCccattaaaaaaataaaaacaaataaaactcGTTAAATTATCTGGATCATCATGTGTCATCACGTATGTACTATCTACTATCTATCAATCATTGATTCCATAAATAAATTCAGAACAAATAAGACACGCAGAGTTAGTGAGCGAGTGAGTGCGTGTCCGGCGTAATCGTAAACTCCGGCCGGCGAAACCATGTCTACCGATTTCCAATCCATTCCCATCATCGGTAAAATTATTTAATATAAACTGATTACGTTTTGAATTTTACAAATATATATTGATTGTGTAGATTTATTTAAATatgaaaattaataataaaattgctCGATTTAGAAAAAATTAAATTTATAGGAGtagtatatttgtatatatattacatatttgtaTTATCAAAATTAAAAGTTTGTGCTAATTTATTAGATATAAGTGCTTTGGTAGCCAAGTGTGATGATCCAGATGTTAATGAGGACAAAGATGTTGCACATGTTGTTAAACAGTTAGATCAAGCTTGTAGAGAAGCTGGATTCTTTTATGTGGTAAGTAGTTACACACTTAAAccttctatattaatcaataattacaattatcattattattattgattttttagtaattatcattttagTTGTTGATAAATGTATTATCATATGAATAGAAAGGTCATGGTATACCTGATTCGCTTATTAAAGAGGTTAGAGATATAACACATAAGTTTTTCGATCTTCCTTACGAAGAGAAAATCAAGATTAAACTCTCTGATGCTACTGGATACAGGTTTTTATCTAGTTATATTAACATAAATGAAATTTATAAGATAAATAATTCCTGATCATTTGAGATTTTGAAATGCAGGGGATATCAGAGAGTTGGTGAGAATATAACTAAAGGCATACCTGATAGACATGAAGCTATTGATGTAAGCTTTGCAATTTGTTTGTACTTTATACTTAATAGATAAAGGATTTAACTAAATTTTGACTTTCATGCTTTTTCTTGATAGTGTTATCGTGAACTGAAAAAAGGGGAGTATGAAGATATGGCCGACCCATTAGTTGGGAGTAACATGTGGTATGTGATTCCTTGAACTCTCTCGTTTTCATATCATTATCGGGTGCCAAGATAAGATAACTTTGGATTGTTATCGACTTATTGTTTCTTTGTAGATTGTTTATATACCTGGCAAACCAAACCCAAAGTGCTCAATTGGGTCTAATGGGTCTTGCATATGGGTCAAACGGGTCGAGTTGTAAAGTTTTCAGTTTTTGAGATTCGCATCCCTAAAAATTTTGTTGAATGAGTTTTTTTAAAACATATTGGGTCAGACAAAAAATAAGAAATGGGTCGATCGGGTTCAAATCCACCAAGTCCAACAAATAGAGACGGGTCCAACGGCTCTAGTATATAGGTCCAATGGGTCTAGTATATGGGTCCAACGGGTCGAGTTGTAAAATTTGAATTTTAGTTACACGATGTGAattttcaaaataaaataaaaaataataaaacaataaaactaaaaaatgataaaaaaaatatttaaaactaaAATTTTATTGAACAAAATGGTTCTCGACCCGACCCAACCCGTTTGGGTCTCGACCCACTCAGACCCAACCCAACCCGTTTGACCCATTTAAATTCTGACCCGTTTCGACCAAACCCAtttgggtctcgacccaacccgaccATTTTGCCAAAAAATAATTGTTTATAAGACTATTTTGGGGCATATTTTTTACACGTGGAATAATTCAAAGTAATATAGCCATATGACACATTTTGTCTTCCTACAGGCCAACAGAGCCTTCAAATTTTAAAAAACTGATGGAGGAGTATCTTGCCCTTTGCACAGGTATGCTATTAGAATGTAATCCCAAAACATTTTATCATTTTGTGTCACGCATTTTGTTTATTAATGGTAATTTGCAGATCTATCAAGAAAAATAATGCGAGGGATTGTGTTGGCACTTGGTGGCTCAGTTGATGAATTTGAAGGCAAAATAGCTGGAGACCCGTTTTGGGTGTTGCGTATTATAGGTTACCCTGGTGCCTTATCAGTTGATGAGAAGTTGTTAAAAAATGATATTGGATGGTAATTTCGTATACAGTAAACATAAATTTTCGTATACAATATACATGTGTTAGTTTAGATTATTTTTCATCGTTAACAAGTCAAATTGATACAATATTTTTCGCTATCAAGTGAACATGTTAAATGGGACATGATTTCCCTATGTTTTTGTTTCTTGCGTACAACTTTCTGAATCACTGAAAATTTTACTGTAAATATCGATTTCCAATCCTATTTAAGACACAGATTATTTATGACAAAACATGTCCCAACACCGTTTCGGGTCAACCCAAACCGAACTTTCAAAACCATACATAAAAATTGCCATTTGACCTGTTAGTCTGTTACCCAACCTGTCCACTTGCAATCTATGGTTCTcacttatgtttttttttttttttcattttcttatTATGTTGTCATCTCTTCTCCAAATAAATCTAGTGGGGCTCACACGGATTATGGTAAGTTTATCAAATTCAGGTAGAAAGTGTCTATAATCTACCTGATTACGATACTAATCTCGCTGACTTGGATATTTCAGGTCTATTAACGTTGGTTAATCAAGATGATGACAAAACTGCCCTTCAGGTatctttttgcagttttttttactTATATTTGGTCATATATTGGATATTGATGGTCAAGATTGTAATTTGATTGTTCTATTATGGTTTAATATGCTAATATGCAATTACTTAACTGGATTTGCGAAGGTGAGAAACCTTTCGGGAGAATGGATATCAGCAGCTCCCATTCCTGGAACTTTTGTCTGCAATATCGGCGATATGTTAAAGGTATATACAACAGCAAAGGTGGCTATAAAGACCCATTTACATATCTTATAATGAATTAGGGTTGTGTTCTATCTCGAATAATCTCAATATGATAACTTTTTAAGTAAAAGGGCAATGCGTAAATGGGTCAGAAAGACTTAAGTCTCCTGAAATCAATCTGATAGTACTTGTAATAATGATTAAAGGATTTAACTTTATTTTAAtgatttttctttctttctaacaGTGGACAAAAAGTGTACGGGTCAACTCATCCAGCCCTTTTTGAACTGTACTACCTAATGACCCATTGCAACCCATCCATCTTCCCACCTCTGTACAGCAGCTTAATTCACCAAACTTGGTTATATACTATCCACTAACTATAATTAATTGCAGATTCTAACAAATGGTCTTTATGAATCAACATTGCATCGGGTAATTAACAACTCCCCTAGATACAGAGTATGTGTGGCTTACTTTTACGAGGTCAGTCTTTCTTTTTCTCTAcacacatatattcacataacattcTTATCTTAAAAGATCGAGTTGATCATATTTATACTATAAACAGACAAACTTCAATGCTGCTATTAGTCCGTTGGATATGTGTGTAAAGAAGAGTGGTGGAAACAAGAAGTTTGAAACGGCTGTTTATGGGGAGCATCTAGTTGGTAAAGTTCTAACTAATTTCACATATTGATCACTGGTAAAGATCCATCTCAAGTTGAGGGCTGATAAAATGCTGCCAAAAGAACATATTGATACTATCAGATTGTTTTAAATGCTTTCGCTTCTTGTGTATTTGTTGTAAATATGTGACTAAATTAGTAATAAAACGTTATTATTTTGTTTTTAAAGTGCTATGGGATCAACACAACGTATGATTGTTATTTTTATCATATGTGTAAAACTTTTTTGTCAAAGAGAGGGATGGGGAAACTTGCAGATGACTTAGGTTGGTGATAGAAGGTAAGGGCAAGAGACGATGCTAATAGACACAAATCT
This window of the Rutidosis leptorrhynchoides isolate AG116_Rl617_1_P2 chromosome 7, CSIRO_AGI_Rlap_v1, whole genome shotgun sequence genome carries:
- the LOC139856844 gene encoding homoarginine-6-hydroxylase 2-ODD-C23.1, producing MSTDFQSIPIIDISALVAKCDDPDVNEDKDVAHVVKQLDQACREAGFFYVKGHGIPDSLIKEVRDITHKFFDLPYEEKIKIKLSDATGYRGYQRVGENITKGIPDRHEAIDCYRELKKGEYEDMADPLVGSNMWPTEPSNFKKLMEEYLALCTDLSRKIMRGIVLALGGSVDEFEGKIAGDPFWVLRIIGYPGALSVDEKLLKNDIGCGAHTDYGLLTLVNQDDDKTALQVRNLSGEWISAAPIPGTFVCNIGDMLKILTNGLYESTLHRVINNSPRYRVCVAYFYETNFNAAISPLDMCVKKSGGNKKFETAVYGEHLVGKVLTNFTY